A genomic window from Lotus japonicus ecotype B-129 chromosome 1, LjGifu_v1.2 includes:
- the LOC130727875 gene encoding probable serine/threonine-protein kinase WNK5 isoform X1: MYKGRLGGKAQLNGYVETNPSGRYGRFRDILGKGAMKVVYKAFDEVLGIEVAWNQVKLGDVFHSPDQLQRLYSEVHLLKNLDHDSIMIFHDSWIDVRGRTFNFITELFTSGTLREYRKKYPQVDIRAVKNWARQILSGLEYLHNHDPPVIHRDLKCDNIFVNGHLGQVKIGDLGLAAILSGSRHAHSVIGTPEFMAPELYEEEYNELVDIYSFGMCMIELFTSEFPYSECSNPAQIYKKVTSGKLPNAFYRIHDLEAQRFVGKCLANVSKRLSAKELLLDTFLATDQLDSPLPSPTLPRKHTPPLNFTAAVSKKQPSMCDQTKTTNMTITGSINEEDNTIFLKVQISNKKENLNAGQTRNIYFPFDIINDTAIEVATEMVDELEIRDLEPLEIAEMIEEEISILVPTWKDWGTCKYQQQHSFSYEEEDDISNHHPFLSSSSSSSSHSPLPIFSSSYKNNHLCENHHPFARDWHQDDLFMNDDESSESSMNSLKCFNFHYCDSGNEEKLNPIFVVGTEHISCSTPKANNKCSGFCPREEDVDVDKHFCNIRIDSHSRRHHGPGHGFRKLTRIHSYVDVRRQQHQQRSLIEEMHKRRMFKTVGSIENIGFQNPEGGAF, from the exons ATGTACAAGGGAAGATTAGGAGGCAAAGCTCAGCTTAATGGATATGTTGAAACAAACCCATCTGGTCGATATGGACGT TTCAGGGACATTCTAGGCAAAGGAGCTATGAAGGTAGTGTATAAGGCATTTGATGAGGTCCTCGGGATAGAGGTGGCTTGGAACCAAGTCAAGCTGGGTGATGTGTTTCATTCACCAGACCAACTTCAACGCTTATATTCAGAGGTTCATCTCCTCAAGAATTTAGACCATGACTCCATCATGATCTTTCATGATTCTTGGATCGATGTCCGTGGTAGAACATTCAACTTCATCACTGAGTTGTTCACCTCTGGCACCCTACGAGA GTATAGAAAGAAATACCCTCAAGTTGATATCAGAGCAGTGAAGAACTGGGCACGCCAAATTCTTAGTGGTTTGGAGTATTTGCACAACCATGATCCTCCTGTGATACATAGGGACCTGAAGTGTGATAATATCTTTgtcaatggccatttggggcaGGTCAAGATTGGTGACTTAGGCCTTGCAGCCATTCTTAGTGGCTCCAGACATGCTCATAGTGTCATAG GTACACCAGAATTTATGGCACCAGAATTGTATGAAGAGGAATACAATGAGCTAGTAGACATCTACTCATTTGGAATGTGTATGATAGAGTTGTTCACTTCAGAATTCCCATACAGCGAGTGCTCCAATCCTGCTCAAATATACAAGAAAGTTACTTCT GGTAAGCTACCAAATGCATTTTATAGAATCCACGATTTGGAAGCTCAAAGGTTTGTGGGAAAGTGTTTGGCAAATGTCTCTAAGAGGTTATCAGCAAAGGAGCTCTTGTTGGATACATTTTTAGCTACGGACCAACTTGACTCGCCATTGCCAAGCCCCACACTGCCAAGAAAACACACTCCCCCACTCAATTTCACTGCAGCAGTTTCCAAAAAGCAACCTTCAATGTGTGACCAAACAAAGACCACAAACATGACCATCACGGGGTCAATAAATGAAGAGGATAACACAATTTTCCTTAAAGTACAAATTTCGAACAAAAAAG AAAATTTGAATGCAGGGCAAACAAGAAATATATACTTCCCATTTGACATCATAAATGACACTGCTATTGAGGTGGCAACGGAGATGGTTGACGAACTAGAAATCAGAGACTTGGAACCACTAGAAATTGCTGAAATGATAGAGGAGGAGATATCAATTTTAGTTCCTACATGGAAGGATTGGGGTACTTGTAAATATCAACAACAACACAGTTTTAGCTATGAAGAAGAGGATGATATCAGTAACCACCACCCTTTCTTGTCATCATCTTCTAGCTCTTCGTCTCACAGTCCTCTCCCAATATTTTCTTCCTCCTACAAGAACAACCACCTCTGTGAGAACCATCACCCTTTTGCTCGAGATTGGCATCAAG ATGATCTATTTATGAATGATGATGAAAGCTCTGAAAGCTCAATGAACTCCTTGAAGTGTTTCAATTTCCACTACTGTGACTCAGGCAATGAAGAGAAACTTAATCCAATATTTGTAGTAGGAACAGAACACATTTCCTGCAGTACGCCAAAGGCCAATAACAAGTGCTCAGGATTCTGTCCTCGAGAAGAGGATGTTGACGTTGATAAACATTTTTGCAACATAAGAATTGATTCTCACTCTCGCAGGCATCATGGGCCAGGACATGGATTTCGAAAGTTGACAAGGATACACTCGTATGTAGATGTGAGGAGACAACAACATCAACAGCGATCTCTGATCGAGGAGATGCACAAAAGGAGGATGTTCAAGACGGTCGGTTCCATTGAGAATATTGGGTTTCAGAATCCAGAAGGAGGTGCATTTTGA
- the LOC130727875 gene encoding probable serine/threonine-protein kinase WNK5 isoform X2 — protein MYKGRLGGKAQLNGYVETNPSGRYGRFRDILGKGAMKVVYKAFDEVLGIEVAWNQVKLGDVFHSPDQLQRLYSEVHLLKNLDHDSIMIFHDSWIDVRGRTFNFITELFTSGTLREYRKKYPQVDIRAVKNWARQILSGLEYLHNHDPPVIHRDLKCDNIFVNGHLGQVKIGDLGLAAILSGSRHAHSVIGTPEFMAPELYEEEYNELVDIYSFGMCMIELFTSEFPYSECSNPAQIYKKVTSGKLPNAFYRIHDLEAQRFVGKCLANVSKRLSAKELLLDTFLATDQLDSPLPSPTLPRKHTPPLNFTAAVSKKQPSMCDQTKTTNMTITGSINEEDNTIFLKVQISNKKGQTRNIYFPFDIINDTAIEVATEMVDELEIRDLEPLEIAEMIEEEISILVPTWKDWGTCKYQQQHSFSYEEEDDISNHHPFLSSSSSSSSHSPLPIFSSSYKNNHLCENHHPFARDWHQDDLFMNDDESSESSMNSLKCFNFHYCDSGNEEKLNPIFVVGTEHISCSTPKANNKCSGFCPREEDVDVDKHFCNIRIDSHSRRHHGPGHGFRKLTRIHSYVDVRRQQHQQRSLIEEMHKRRMFKTVGSIENIGFQNPEGGAF, from the exons ATGTACAAGGGAAGATTAGGAGGCAAAGCTCAGCTTAATGGATATGTTGAAACAAACCCATCTGGTCGATATGGACGT TTCAGGGACATTCTAGGCAAAGGAGCTATGAAGGTAGTGTATAAGGCATTTGATGAGGTCCTCGGGATAGAGGTGGCTTGGAACCAAGTCAAGCTGGGTGATGTGTTTCATTCACCAGACCAACTTCAACGCTTATATTCAGAGGTTCATCTCCTCAAGAATTTAGACCATGACTCCATCATGATCTTTCATGATTCTTGGATCGATGTCCGTGGTAGAACATTCAACTTCATCACTGAGTTGTTCACCTCTGGCACCCTACGAGA GTATAGAAAGAAATACCCTCAAGTTGATATCAGAGCAGTGAAGAACTGGGCACGCCAAATTCTTAGTGGTTTGGAGTATTTGCACAACCATGATCCTCCTGTGATACATAGGGACCTGAAGTGTGATAATATCTTTgtcaatggccatttggggcaGGTCAAGATTGGTGACTTAGGCCTTGCAGCCATTCTTAGTGGCTCCAGACATGCTCATAGTGTCATAG GTACACCAGAATTTATGGCACCAGAATTGTATGAAGAGGAATACAATGAGCTAGTAGACATCTACTCATTTGGAATGTGTATGATAGAGTTGTTCACTTCAGAATTCCCATACAGCGAGTGCTCCAATCCTGCTCAAATATACAAGAAAGTTACTTCT GGTAAGCTACCAAATGCATTTTATAGAATCCACGATTTGGAAGCTCAAAGGTTTGTGGGAAAGTGTTTGGCAAATGTCTCTAAGAGGTTATCAGCAAAGGAGCTCTTGTTGGATACATTTTTAGCTACGGACCAACTTGACTCGCCATTGCCAAGCCCCACACTGCCAAGAAAACACACTCCCCCACTCAATTTCACTGCAGCAGTTTCCAAAAAGCAACCTTCAATGTGTGACCAAACAAAGACCACAAACATGACCATCACGGGGTCAATAAATGAAGAGGATAACACAATTTTCCTTAAAGTACAAATTTCGAACAAAAAAG GGCAAACAAGAAATATATACTTCCCATTTGACATCATAAATGACACTGCTATTGAGGTGGCAACGGAGATGGTTGACGAACTAGAAATCAGAGACTTGGAACCACTAGAAATTGCTGAAATGATAGAGGAGGAGATATCAATTTTAGTTCCTACATGGAAGGATTGGGGTACTTGTAAATATCAACAACAACACAGTTTTAGCTATGAAGAAGAGGATGATATCAGTAACCACCACCCTTTCTTGTCATCATCTTCTAGCTCTTCGTCTCACAGTCCTCTCCCAATATTTTCTTCCTCCTACAAGAACAACCACCTCTGTGAGAACCATCACCCTTTTGCTCGAGATTGGCATCAAG ATGATCTATTTATGAATGATGATGAAAGCTCTGAAAGCTCAATGAACTCCTTGAAGTGTTTCAATTTCCACTACTGTGACTCAGGCAATGAAGAGAAACTTAATCCAATATTTGTAGTAGGAACAGAACACATTTCCTGCAGTACGCCAAAGGCCAATAACAAGTGCTCAGGATTCTGTCCTCGAGAAGAGGATGTTGACGTTGATAAACATTTTTGCAACATAAGAATTGATTCTCACTCTCGCAGGCATCATGGGCCAGGACATGGATTTCGAAAGTTGACAAGGATACACTCGTATGTAGATGTGAGGAGACAACAACATCAACAGCGATCTCTGATCGAGGAGATGCACAAAAGGAGGATGTTCAAGACGGTCGGTTCCATTGAGAATATTGGGTTTCAGAATCCAGAAGGAGGTGCATTTTGA